The window AAATCTCGTTTATAAAAGAACACCTCTTTTAACACAAAAAACACTTTCCTATTGTCCGGGATGCGGACACGGAACCACGCATCGTCTGATAATGGAAGTTATTGAAGAAATGGATGCGCAGGCAGAAACAATCGGGGTTGCTCCTGTCGGATGTTCAGTGCTTGCTTATGAATTTATGAATATTGACATGCAGCAGGCTGCACACGGTCGTGCTCCGTCAATAGCCACAGCACTCAAACGTTTGATGCCTGATAAATTTATCTTTACCTATCAGGGAGACGGAGATTTGGCTGCAATCGGTACAGCTGAAACTATACATGCATGTAACAGAGGTGAGAACTTCACATTTATCTTCATCAATAACGGGATTTACGGGATGACAGGCGGCCAGATGGCTCCTACTACACTTCCCGGCATGAAATCCTCCACTTCTCCTTTTGGCCGTGATACCAGCATAATGGGTAAT of the Sphingobacteriales bacterium genome contains:
- a CDS encoding 2-oxoglutarate oxidoreductase, with protein sequence MSQTSILNDIIKEENLVYKRTPLLTQKTLSYCPGCGHGTTHRLIMEVIEEMDAQAETIGVAPVGCSVLAYEFMNIDMQQAAHGRAPSIATALKRLMPDKFIFTYQGDGDLAAIGTAETIHACNRGENFTFIFINNGIYGMTGGQMAPTTLPGMKSSTSPFGRDTSIMGNPLKITELVAQLPGTYFVTRQSVHTPANVRKAKKAIAKAFQYQKEKKGTTFVEIVSNCNSGWKMRPVQANKWMEENMFPFYPLGDIKDEGKLIVK